In the genome of Tachysurus vachellii isolate PV-2020 chromosome 9, HZAU_Pvac_v1, whole genome shotgun sequence, one region contains:
- the slc24a5 gene encoding sodium/potassium/calcium exchanger 5 — protein sequence MTEQWVKERKRRRETVLSVLGLVLLLYTAVQLVFYTTTHSQHHRVRRALENQSQCVPPQSSEFPQGFFTEQERKDGGIVIYFIIIFYMLLAVSVVCDEYFLPSLEVISDRLGLSQDVAGATFMAAGSSAPELVTAFLGVFVTKGDIGLSTIVGSAVYNLLGICAACGLLSSVVSRLSCWPLFRDCIAYAVSVIAVIAMISDNQVYWYDAACLLLVYGVYIVVLCFDVRISEIVLRRFSPCCVCLEKREEELSERRPLSGWSHNQDNNDDVTSLQVSRRSRTDSGIFHEDSSYSHLSLSLHGLSDTPHEPHSVFWMPDSDLKRIFWVLSVPVMVLLYFTVPDCRKRIWKKFYMLTFFMAAVWIAAFTYILVWMVIIVGETLGIPDTVMGLTLLAAGTSIPDTIASVMVAREGKGDMAMSNIVGSNVFDMLCLGLPWFIKTAFVDPSSPVVVNSTGLVFTTSSLLVSILILFIATHINGWKLDRKLGAACLVIYIIFATLSILYELGIIGNSPIRACGD from the exons atgactGAGCAGTGggtgaaagagaggaagaggaggagagagaccGTGCTGAGTGTACTGGGATTAGTGCTGCTGTTATACACTGCTGTGCAACTCGTcttctacacaactacacactctCAACATCACCGAGTGAGACGTGCgctgg AGAATCAGAGTCAGTGTGTTCCTCCACAGTCCTCCGAATTTCCCCAGGGATTTTTTACAGAACAGGAACGTAAAGATGGAGggattgttatttatttcatcattatttTCTACATGCTGCTCgctgtgtctgtagtgtgtgatgaaTATTTTTTACCATCACTCGAAGTCATCAGTGATC GTCTCGGTCTGTCTCAGGACGTCGCTGGTGCCACTTTCATGGCTGCTGGAAGCTCCGCCCCCGAACTCGTCACTGCCTTTCTGG gtgtgtttgtgaCAAAGGGAGATATCGGTTTAAGCACTATCGTGGGCTCCGCTGTTTATAACCTGTTGGGAATCTGTGCAGCATGCGGCCTCCTAAGTTCAGTg GTCAGTCGTCTGAGTTGTTGGCCGCTGTTCAGGGACTGTATCGCCTACGCTGTTAGTGTGATCGCCGTGATCGCCATGATCTCTGACAACCAGGTGTactg gtACGACGCAGCGTGTTTGTTACTGGTATACGGTGTGTACATCGTGGTGTTGTGTTTTGATGTGAGGATCAGTGAGATTGTGTTACGACGTTTCAGtccatgttgtgtttgtttggagaagagagaggaggagcTCTCTGAGAGACGGCCCCTTAGTGGGTGGAGCCATAACCAAGACAATAATGATGATGTCACAAGTCTGCAAGTCTCCCGTCGTTCTCGTACAGACAGTGGAATCTTCCACGAAGACTCGTCATACTCACACCTGTCCCTCAGCCTGCACGGcctctcagatacaccacatg agCCCCACAGTGTGTTCTGGATGCCAGACAGTGATTTGAAGCGTATATTTTGGGTCTTATCTGTGCCTGTGATGGTGCTGCTGTACTTCACGGTACCTGACTGCAGGAAACGGATCTGGAAGAAGTTCTACATGCTGACGTTCTTTATGGCTGCTGTGTGGATTGCTGCCTTCACCTACATCCTGGTCTGGATGGTCATCATCGTTG GAGAGACCCTGGGGATTCCTGACACAGTGATGGGACTGACGCTGTTAGCAGCAGGAACCAGCATCCCAGATACCATCGCCAGCGTGATGGTGGCTCGAGAGG GTAAAGGAGACATGGCCATGTCCAACATCGTGGGCTCTAACGTCTTTGACATGCTGTGTTTGGGCCTGCCCTGGTTTATAAAGACAGCATTTGTGGACCCATCATCTCCGGTGGTTGTGAACAGTACAGGGCTGGTTTTCACCACCTCCTCGCTCCTTGTCtccatcctcatcctcttcatcgCCACTCACATCAATGGCTGGAAGCTGGACAGGAAGCTGGGCGCTGCCTGCTTAGTCATCTATATCATTTTTGCCACACTGTCTATCCTGTACGAACTGGGGATCATTGGGAACAGTCCAATCCGTGCCTGTGGTGACTAA